A DNA window from Micromonospora sp. NBC_01739 contains the following coding sequences:
- a CDS encoding ATP-binding protein: protein MTATSIPPCWSNSEIQVAAQVDAGGLEFGDPSADAVFSAVHQTVPLARVAKGGAREPVTEAEVLADMCQPLVSNEPLIRFITGIAGRGKSHFVRWLRVNTPPRNDWHIVYIEKRNTSLRRIIEQVIDGIDAPSAASLRASLARAASRVTTVPEAMLALLNHLHRLVEFDDAPIIQNLSGSDLAEIRGRVARLVGDYTFKQQLSRSGGPIERIAKLAKDGHEPGSDVNAEDLHLTEADLKVDPEEFLDAGVDIQRRVRDLAMNRSFRAAAATILDYYLPRATADVFTGGSTDLLQVFEDVRGELARRNQQLVLFVEDLVLLHGIDAQLAQALTIPARHNLCRIRAVIAVTTGYLDDRYATFAERGVHYTMDVDLAAVDVGDRRSFVGRYLNAGRVGREELAAAASAGASTPNKCTDCVYRDRCHPVFGVTREGHGLFPFNAAAVDHLVALASPRSFDPRNILRTVIREPLAIAEAELSTPGRFPSARFGASLAPTRMSVPVELRDTIARQSNSAQAEISLRAFYATNPPVADDGLLPIAAIFGVALTELAADNDSDIQPTVEPAPKGPAPASEIDKWVAGSRLDRNTTQKIRRWILDALAARLQTGPHGLSVKRSASSILIGQVTIRPANVVIENAAGGGSTPPDDLTIEFRSNDRDGVLLKGIVAAVSGDPVGPNGGRWFFEMQHRLARLEAEVVRAVMHDAKADVTAALAVLGVLSSVDGRRADSPASALATMIRPKRPAGLNPKILGFLSAVEPYRLKALTVVRDSLTQRKGTGAASIFDAGAVLASLLPSVRGVELGAELRDYASERLTLTGFHDKQAKAAQDIWAPVRDLVGKINGYVAEDEDLPATAKIMDDFVTQAHRASALTRQDAKESYDRLRPDGERLSILRALTRAVQSPPTPGAVWELTSDPIPMLTEMLQYWHLCDRLLQSLRDPADGAGGAADTYNRARLQNALRDLANTLEGLAKG, encoded by the coding sequence GTGACGGCGACGTCGATTCCCCCCTGTTGGTCCAACTCCGAGATCCAAGTCGCTGCCCAAGTCGACGCCGGCGGTCTCGAGTTCGGAGATCCCTCCGCCGACGCAGTGTTCAGCGCCGTCCACCAAACGGTTCCGCTAGCCCGGGTGGCGAAGGGAGGCGCACGCGAACCCGTCACCGAGGCGGAGGTTCTCGCAGATATGTGCCAACCGTTGGTCTCGAACGAGCCACTGATCCGGTTCATCACAGGAATCGCCGGGCGGGGGAAGAGCCACTTCGTCCGCTGGCTGCGCGTGAACACGCCGCCACGCAACGACTGGCACATCGTCTACATCGAAAAGCGGAACACGTCGCTGCGGCGCATCATCGAGCAGGTGATCGACGGCATCGACGCACCGTCGGCGGCATCTCTGCGGGCGAGCTTGGCGCGAGCCGCGTCCCGCGTGACGACCGTACCTGAGGCGATGCTCGCGCTGCTCAATCACCTGCACCGACTGGTCGAGTTCGACGACGCCCCTATCATCCAAAACCTCTCCGGTTCCGACCTCGCCGAGATCCGGGGACGCGTGGCTCGGCTCGTAGGCGACTACACGTTCAAGCAACAGCTTTCGCGGTCGGGCGGCCCAATCGAACGCATCGCGAAGCTCGCCAAGGACGGACACGAACCCGGTAGCGACGTCAACGCCGAGGATCTGCACCTCACCGAAGCTGATCTCAAGGTCGACCCCGAGGAGTTCCTCGACGCCGGCGTGGACATCCAGCGTAGGGTCCGCGATCTCGCTATGAACCGCAGCTTCCGCGCCGCGGCGGCGACAATCCTGGACTACTACCTCCCCCGAGCCACCGCTGATGTCTTCACTGGCGGCTCCACCGATCTTTTGCAGGTCTTCGAGGACGTTCGCGGTGAACTGGCTCGCCGCAACCAGCAACTGGTGCTGTTCGTCGAAGACTTGGTCCTCCTCCACGGCATCGACGCGCAACTCGCCCAAGCCTTGACAATTCCGGCGCGCCACAATCTGTGCCGGATCAGAGCTGTCATCGCCGTCACCACCGGTTACCTCGATGACCGCTATGCCACCTTCGCCGAGCGCGGTGTGCACTACACGATGGACGTCGATCTTGCCGCGGTGGACGTGGGCGACCGTCGATCGTTCGTAGGCAGGTACCTCAACGCCGGTAGAGTCGGCCGCGAGGAACTTGCGGCGGCGGCGAGCGCCGGGGCCTCGACGCCGAACAAGTGCACCGACTGCGTGTACCGCGACCGATGTCACCCGGTGTTCGGGGTGACACGGGAAGGACATGGGCTGTTTCCCTTCAACGCGGCCGCAGTCGACCACCTCGTCGCCTTGGCTAGCCCGCGAAGTTTCGATCCCAGAAACATCCTCCGCACGGTGATCCGTGAACCCCTTGCCATCGCCGAAGCCGAACTGTCGACCCCCGGACGGTTTCCTTCGGCACGGTTTGGGGCGAGCCTCGCACCCACTCGCATGTCCGTACCCGTCGAGTTGCGTGACACGATCGCCCGGCAGTCCAACAGCGCGCAAGCCGAGATCAGCCTCCGCGCCTTCTACGCGACAAACCCGCCGGTCGCCGACGACGGGCTGCTGCCCATCGCCGCGATCTTCGGCGTTGCACTGACCGAATTGGCCGCGGACAACGACAGCGACATCCAACCCACCGTGGAGCCGGCACCGAAGGGACCAGCTCCGGCGTCAGAGATCGACAAATGGGTCGCCGGTAGTCGCCTGGACAGGAACACAACTCAGAAGATCCGCCGGTGGATTCTCGACGCACTCGCTGCCCGCCTCCAAACCGGTCCCCACGGGTTGAGCGTCAAGCGATCCGCCAGCAGCATTCTGATCGGACAGGTAACTATCAGACCGGCCAACGTCGTGATCGAAAATGCCGCTGGCGGTGGTAGTACACCACCGGACGATCTCACGATCGAGTTTCGGAGTAACGACCGCGACGGCGTCCTCTTGAAGGGCATCGTTGCGGCTGTCTCCGGCGACCCTGTAGGCCCGAACGGAGGCCGCTGGTTCTTCGAAATGCAGCACCGGCTGGCCCGGCTCGAAGCCGAGGTCGTCAGGGCAGTCATGCACGACGCGAAGGCTGACGTCACAGCCGCGCTCGCCGTCCTGGGCGTACTGAGCTCGGTTGACGGCCGACGGGCTGACTCGCCGGCGAGTGCCCTAGCCACTATGATCCGGCCAAAGCGCCCCGCCGGTTTGAACCCGAAAATACTGGGGTTCCTGTCGGCGGTCGAGCCGTACCGACTCAAGGCGCTCACCGTGGTCCGGGACAGCCTCACCCAGCGCAAAGGCACGGGCGCCGCCTCAATTTTCGACGCTGGCGCCGTCCTCGCATCACTTCTACCGAGTGTTCGGGGAGTTGAGTTGGGTGCCGAACTCCGCGACTACGCGAGCGAGCGCCTGACCCTGACCGGCTTCCATGACAAGCAGGCCAAGGCAGCTCAAGACATATGGGCGCCGGTCCGCGACCTGGTCGGAAAGATCAACGGCTATGTCGCCGAGGACGAGGACCTACCGGCCACCGCAAAGATCATGGACGACTTCGTGACGCAAGCGCACCGCGCGTCCGCGCTGACCAGGCAAGACGCCAAAGAATCTTACGACCGGCTACGCCCAGACGGCGAGCGGCTCAGCATCCTCCGAGCTCTCACGCGAGCAGTCCAATCCCCACCAACGCCAGGCGCAGTCTGGGAACTAACGTCCGACCCCATCCCCATGCTCACGGAAATGCTCCAGTACTGGCACCTGTGTGATCGGTTGCTGCAATCCCTCCGCGATCCGGCGGACGGGGCCGGCGGAGCAGCGGACACCTACAACCGGGCCCGGCTACAGAACGCATTGAGGGATCTTGCGAACACGCTGGAAGGACTGGCCAAGGGATGA
- the dpdG gene encoding protein DpdG — translation MPLLNPPDILPEAMRYLARAVIAHRGNRCPKAELLALVAPEGLVETMRPLDRDKDDDPDADNTAESGRIIADKSLAALISLGFVAQHDAEVAASETALRLWRSADAITPASFSHALRSQIWSVAASDRDGVAAQVEDLVQAVGVLFAAREPLRPFEFETGQGRHFAEAQASEFGPLKKDWPVTNSTQFLPLCRWAPYLGLAQPLSPRSLVADASQALRHELAQLPAQRFRAADFVARCAAVLPISDGGPWSRWKSDGGQELSPGLSVSLRQLEADGHLTFPPVESDTDALTVALGQTAESIRISHIDWHPQGSAKERP, via the coding sequence ATGCCGCTGCTCAATCCGCCCGACATCCTGCCTGAGGCCATGCGCTACCTCGCGCGAGCCGTCATCGCGCACCGGGGAAACCGCTGCCCTAAGGCGGAACTGCTGGCCCTGGTGGCTCCCGAAGGACTTGTCGAGACGATGAGGCCACTGGACCGTGACAAGGACGACGACCCTGACGCCGACAACACCGCGGAGAGCGGCCGGATCATCGCCGACAAATCCCTAGCGGCATTGATCTCACTTGGATTCGTTGCACAGCATGACGCCGAGGTCGCGGCGAGCGAAACGGCTTTGAGGCTGTGGCGCAGCGCCGACGCAATTACCCCGGCGTCGTTCAGTCATGCGCTCCGATCGCAGATCTGGAGCGTCGCCGCATCAGATCGGGACGGTGTCGCCGCTCAGGTGGAAGACCTCGTCCAAGCGGTGGGGGTCTTGTTCGCCGCCCGGGAACCGCTGCGTCCGTTTGAGTTTGAAACGGGACAGGGTCGCCACTTCGCCGAGGCGCAGGCCAGCGAGTTCGGTCCCCTCAAGAAGGACTGGCCGGTGACCAACTCCACCCAGTTCCTGCCGTTGTGCCGATGGGCGCCCTACCTTGGCCTCGCCCAGCCACTCAGCCCTCGGTCACTCGTCGCCGACGCCAGCCAGGCGCTTCGGCACGAACTGGCCCAACTGCCGGCCCAGCGATTCCGAGCGGCCGATTTTGTCGCGCGCTGCGCCGCCGTCCTACCGATTAGCGACGGCGGTCCCTGGTCGCGTTGGAAGAGCGATGGCGGTCAGGAGCTCTCGCCGGGCCTGTCGGTGTCGTTGCGACAGTTGGAGGCTGACGGCCATCTAACCTTTCCTCCAGTGGAGAGCGACACCGACGCCCTCACCGTGGCGTTGGGTCAAACCGCAGAGTCCATCCGGATCTCTCACATCGATTGGCATCCGCAGGGCTCAGCGAAGGAGCGGCCGTGA
- a CDS encoding IS701 family transposase yields MGCFAGRFGRVEPRRAAGQFVTGLLADLEVKTCWQLAEQAGHARPDAMQRLLYRAVWDADAVRDDVRQLIAGRFGCLDAVLAVDETGDLKKGIHTVGVQRQYTGTAGRIENSQVGVFLGYAGADGHTLIDRRVYLPASWTEDRDRCQAAGVPDEVEFATRSELAAEMITAALDAGVPAGWAAADEAYGNSSAFRAHLREHQLGYVLAVSRSHLVPIDGGKTRLRADRIAADLPASAWQRRSAGTGSKGPRFYDWAWLDDVCTDADPDDGGRHSLLIRRNTSTGELAFYRCWTPQPAILAQLVRVAGIRWSIEESFQAAKSQVGLDQHQVRRWDSWHRFTTLALAALAVLAICAADATDDDPADTGLIKLTVNETRRLINAYLIRPTSDLTHRLHWSGWRRQHQARARRAHYTRRLNIELQP; encoded by the coding sequence CTGGGCTGCTTCGCGGGCCGGTTCGGCCGAGTGGAACCGCGGCGGGCGGCGGGACAGTTCGTCACGGGGCTGCTGGCTGACCTTGAGGTGAAGACGTGTTGGCAGTTGGCGGAGCAGGCCGGACACGCCAGACCGGATGCGATGCAGCGGTTGTTGTATCGGGCGGTGTGGGACGCTGACGCCGTCCGCGACGATGTGCGGCAGCTGATCGCGGGCCGGTTCGGCTGCCTGGACGCGGTCCTGGCAGTCGATGAAACCGGTGATCTGAAGAAGGGCATCCACACGGTCGGGGTGCAGCGCCAGTACACCGGCACGGCGGGACGGATCGAGAACAGCCAGGTCGGGGTGTTCCTGGGCTACGCCGGCGCCGACGGGCACACCCTGATCGATCGGCGGGTGTATCTGCCGGCGTCGTGGACCGAGGACCGGGACCGCTGTCAGGCCGCTGGCGTGCCTGACGAGGTCGAGTTCGCCACCAGATCGGAGCTGGCCGCTGAGATGATCACGGCGGCCCTGGACGCCGGGGTGCCGGCCGGGTGGGCGGCTGCGGACGAGGCCTACGGCAACAGCAGTGCCTTCCGCGCGCATCTACGTGAACACCAGCTCGGCTATGTCCTGGCGGTGTCCCGCAGTCACCTGGTGCCGATCGACGGTGGCAAGACCCGCCTGCGCGCCGACCGGATCGCGGCTGACCTGCCCGCCTCGGCGTGGCAGCGCCGCAGCGCCGGCACCGGGTCGAAAGGGCCGCGCTTCTACGACTGGGCCTGGCTCGATGACGTGTGCACCGACGCCGACCCCGACGACGGCGGCCGGCACAGCCTCCTGATCCGCCGCAACACCAGCACCGGCGAGCTGGCCTTCTACCGCTGCTGGACCCCGCAACCGGCCATCCTCGCCCAACTTGTGCGGGTCGCCGGCATCCGCTGGAGCATCGAGGAAAGCTTCCAAGCCGCCAAGAGCCAGGTCGGCCTGGACCAGCACCAGGTCCGCCGCTGGGACTCCTGGCACCGGTTCACCACCCTCGCCCTGGCCGCCCTCGCCGTCCTGGCGATCTGCGCCGCCGACGCCACCGACGACGATCCAGCCGACACCGGACTGATCAAGCTCACCGTCAACGAGACCCGCCGCCTCATCAACGCCTACCTCATCCGCCCGACCAGCGACCTCACCCACCGTTTGCACTGGTCAGGCTGGCGACGCCAACATCAAGCCCGAGCCCGACGAGCCCACTACACACGCCGCCTCAACATCGAACTCCAGCCATGA
- the dpdE gene encoding protein DpdE yields MADRALATTDVFVHNPMFGIGKLHRSAGAVRFFGGPTTEEITVPAAGTTFVPVELERHQRVWCRRDGTWRAGFVDSRDVSGARYMVDFPNGSTEYVDVNQMYVLWSQSVNDPVELLKAGTVETRYWHSRRSAFMGDVLRQRVAAQGLAGIWSSGVDIHAHQVGAARRILADPVKRYLLADEVGLGKTVEAGMVLRQLLIDGGGEALVLAPDGLTEQWKAELRSKFRVDQLPGRVLVHAHSQLAAVAPTDRMIVIVDEAHRLTAAASGGDDLAYRQLCAVSHAASSLLLLSATPVRSNEDGFLRMLHLLDPSTYPLDGLAQFRHRVEIRDELGEALAALGDDTPLMFLAEPIAALRRLLPDEKWLQTELDLLDQLVADRVTDEVRSRCRRVRMELAETHRIHRRMIRTRRSASLARLFPVRGRTVGPDWLLTDPDERRPEVFTLIEDLRNELATLPEVEAEAVFRTVLGRAMAPVTALADLAAALREEPGHDLDDVERTALQALSGTALGRSVAAQIEAILARHTAADRFTAMIEWAWLGIGSRRTAVTCSFPATATAAAERLEAQFGTGRVVRLLSTMSVAERSAATRRFVADPFRGVLVLDRSGEEGINLQVVDEVLHLDFPVSVARIEQRLGRFDRWAQPGHLARAPVRSAAFREQTAVLDAHLGGWRHALDEGLSLFGESTATLQYVVPEVERDFLALAMDQGLAEAGERTAARRDELDRQRRRIEGQDLLDAIEDRTEDTEFAEAMRRADMADRAFGAFRAYAVQMLGFTEDIGDTATRFGISSKQPPRLTESDVTSIGPDNLRRRYAHRRAAATNGVGLLRWGEPLVDRFADLARKDDRGRAFAIEVCQPHREPGSVLVVFMFRVVVAADSEPVDQLRTVDTAAATAATVRLGQMFPPLAETVWWRPDHGEPPEQVCRTLNLIEGVNLGSRPERFDELVRPLRWPDLCERATREALRLAAQRPGVLHHTAAAASATRALRAKEEAVVQARLRVGADTASDPRVLEAVAAAVAAPQVAIDSCGVVFLTGPDA; encoded by the coding sequence TTGGCTGACCGTGCCTTAGCCACCACCGACGTCTTCGTGCACAACCCGATGTTCGGCATCGGCAAGCTCCACCGGAGCGCTGGCGCGGTGAGGTTCTTCGGCGGGCCGACGACCGAGGAGATCACTGTGCCTGCCGCTGGCACGACATTCGTGCCGGTTGAGCTCGAGAGGCACCAGCGCGTATGGTGCCGTCGCGACGGTACGTGGCGCGCTGGGTTCGTCGATTCGCGCGATGTGAGCGGCGCAAGGTACATGGTGGATTTCCCGAACGGCTCTACTGAGTACGTCGACGTGAACCAGATGTACGTGCTGTGGTCACAGTCGGTCAACGATCCCGTGGAGCTGTTGAAGGCCGGCACGGTGGAAACCCGCTACTGGCATAGCCGCAGGTCGGCCTTCATGGGCGATGTCCTGCGTCAGCGTGTCGCTGCTCAGGGACTGGCGGGGATTTGGTCCTCCGGCGTCGATATCCATGCCCACCAGGTCGGGGCCGCCCGTCGCATCCTGGCCGACCCGGTGAAGCGATACCTCCTCGCCGACGAGGTTGGACTGGGAAAGACCGTTGAGGCCGGCATGGTCCTGCGCCAACTGCTAATCGACGGTGGCGGTGAGGCGCTTGTGTTGGCTCCCGACGGTCTCACTGAGCAGTGGAAGGCCGAGCTTAGGTCGAAGTTCCGGGTGGACCAGCTTCCCGGACGAGTGCTCGTCCACGCTCATTCCCAGCTTGCGGCGGTTGCGCCGACCGACCGGATGATCGTCATCGTAGATGAGGCTCATCGACTCACAGCGGCTGCCTCGGGCGGCGACGACTTGGCCTATCGGCAACTCTGCGCCGTGAGCCATGCCGCCTCCAGCTTGTTGCTGCTGTCAGCGACGCCGGTACGGTCGAATGAAGATGGGTTCCTTCGGATGCTCCATCTTCTTGATCCGTCGACCTACCCCCTCGATGGCCTCGCACAGTTCCGGCATCGGGTGGAAATCCGCGACGAACTCGGGGAGGCGCTCGCGGCGCTTGGCGATGACACCCCGCTGATGTTCCTCGCCGAGCCGATCGCAGCGTTGCGCCGACTGTTGCCGGACGAGAAATGGCTCCAGACCGAGCTCGACCTGCTGGATCAACTCGTCGCCGATCGTGTCACCGACGAGGTCCGTAGCCGCTGCCGGCGGGTACGGATGGAGCTCGCGGAGACGCACCGCATCCACCGCCGCATGATCCGTACCCGCCGGAGCGCCTCCCTCGCACGCCTGTTCCCCGTCCGTGGGCGCACGGTCGGGCCTGACTGGTTGCTCACGGATCCCGACGAACGGCGGCCCGAGGTGTTCACGTTGATCGAGGATCTTCGGAACGAACTCGCCACGCTCCCGGAGGTGGAAGCCGAGGCGGTCTTTCGCACAGTCCTGGGCCGCGCGATGGCGCCGGTGACCGCTCTGGCCGATCTCGCAGCGGCATTGCGGGAGGAACCTGGGCACGACCTTGACGATGTGGAACGGACCGCGTTGCAGGCCTTGTCGGGCACCGCCTTGGGGCGCTCCGTTGCCGCGCAGATCGAGGCAATCCTCGCGCGTCACACGGCGGCCGATCGTTTCACGGCAATGATCGAGTGGGCGTGGCTTGGCATCGGCAGCCGTCGGACAGCGGTGACGTGCTCGTTCCCGGCGACCGCCACCGCCGCAGCGGAACGCCTGGAGGCCCAGTTCGGCACCGGCCGCGTTGTGCGCCTGCTGTCCACCATGAGTGTCGCGGAAAGGTCGGCCGCCACACGCCGGTTCGTTGCGGACCCGTTCCGGGGAGTGCTCGTCCTGGATCGTAGCGGCGAGGAAGGCATCAACCTGCAGGTCGTCGACGAGGTTCTGCACTTGGACTTCCCGGTGAGCGTCGCTCGCATCGAGCAGCGCCTGGGCCGATTCGACCGGTGGGCTCAGCCGGGGCATCTGGCGAGGGCACCGGTGCGATCCGCGGCGTTCCGCGAGCAGACCGCGGTCCTGGATGCCCATCTCGGAGGATGGCGCCATGCGCTGGACGAAGGGCTGAGCCTGTTCGGCGAATCCACCGCGACCCTGCAGTATGTGGTCCCCGAGGTCGAGAGGGACTTTCTCGCCTTGGCCATGGATCAAGGGCTCGCCGAGGCCGGTGAGCGCACGGCTGCCCGGCGAGACGAGTTGGACAGGCAGCGACGCCGGATCGAAGGACAGGACCTCCTCGACGCGATCGAGGACCGCACCGAAGACACGGAGTTCGCCGAGGCCATGAGAAGGGCCGACATGGCTGACCGTGCTTTCGGGGCGTTCCGTGCCTACGCGGTTCAGATGCTTGGCTTCACCGAGGACATTGGCGACACCGCAACCCGCTTCGGTATCAGCTCCAAGCAGCCGCCGCGCCTTACCGAGTCGGATGTTACGAGCATCGGCCCTGATAACCTGCGCCGGCGCTATGCGCACCGGCGGGCGGCCGCCACGAACGGCGTCGGTCTGCTGCGCTGGGGTGAGCCCCTCGTGGATCGGTTCGCAGACTTGGCGCGGAAGGACGATCGAGGGCGAGCCTTCGCAATCGAGGTCTGCCAGCCGCACCGCGAACCGGGATCCGTGCTCGTCGTGTTCATGTTCCGGGTCGTCGTCGCGGCCGATTCCGAGCCGGTGGACCAGTTGCGTACCGTCGACACCGCAGCGGCGACGGCTGCAACTGTTCGGCTCGGGCAGATGTTCCCGCCTCTCGCCGAGACGGTGTGGTGGCGTCCCGATCATGGTGAGCCACCCGAACAGGTTTGCCGGACGCTCAACCTGATCGAGGGGGTGAACTTGGGCAGCCGGCCAGAACGCTTTGACGAACTTGTCCGTCCTCTGCGCTGGCCCGATCTGTGTGAACGAGCTACCCGCGAGGCCCTGCGCCTGGCTGCGCAACGCCCCGGCGTTCTACACCACACGGCAGCCGCGGCCTCGGCGACACGCGCCCTGCGCGCGAAGGAGGAGGCCGTAGTTCAGGCCAGACTCCGCGTCGGCGCGGACACCGCCAGCGATCCTCGCGTGCTCGAAGCAGTCGCCGCCGCGGTCGCCGCACCGCAAGTGGCGATCGACTCCTGCGGAGTTGTCTTCCTGACCGGGCCGGACGCGTGA
- the dpdF gene encoding protein DpdF: MSTPSITLDELRARDRRLDRRLAHSLSPADLAVMIRTGLVAADYAALTLTGTPLEDWDPAVWARHGLVQCGATVRPTAWKPTWLDHYDTVAPDEAPSRRSLRRFDADVSADPFYQQTMKHTAAKTVGQRDAVRAAALAGSGDTVICSLPTGSGKSDVVLTRALRNRPRQTVIVVPTVSLALDLERRVRTLVGDDRAQFAYFGAADQSTKHDIRAGIASGSQWLTIAAPEAACTTLAAPLIEAASSGSLDLIVVDEAHIVAEWGDAFRPAFQTFAGLRQRLLETAPVGRQPATVLLTGTLDTYGLTTLTRLFPGQERLLICGQATRPEPAWWSTQCADESDKRNKLVEALRHLPRPVLVYTTLHMSERSTNTRTALKWLTHAGFTAITEIAGNPQPSTRQAAVHGLRLEGRPDEDLDIVVATSAFGLGIDIDDIRSVVHLCVPESVDRLYQEVGRSGRDGRAAASLVLWTAADMAVATDMARERLIGPDLAWLRWQGMRQGRWSGDDLTVDLRADHANVKYPASDANIYWNVQTLAAMDRAGMIQRQWPLPAAVPADAGDDEVEAFFDTQRTAAVVKVQHSDLDDFDTFRTRFTASQRATRDAANAALTAATGLINGVDECTNRYLARHYRLEDDQGNQFPVSVACGGCPHCRRTGKPPTPVPAYPTLWAGQLRTEAIDDLRHLATDGRMSVQINTPNDEAVQTLVDRLLRRGITIVATATPEARPWRTRATGPWWRDDIHMWAGQLDTPWRVPTLLVVDSSVDDAVLMRALSRLAKQPLGVVLTAADRRDPNNPKQFLHEAWTPSYEIEDVLRKI, translated from the coding sequence GTGAGCACGCCAAGCATCACCCTCGACGAGCTGCGTGCTCGCGACCGGCGACTCGACCGGCGACTGGCACACTCCTTGTCACCGGCCGACCTCGCCGTGATGATCCGTACCGGATTAGTCGCGGCCGACTACGCGGCGCTGACCCTGACCGGAACACCCCTGGAGGACTGGGACCCAGCGGTCTGGGCTCGCCACGGACTCGTGCAGTGCGGGGCGACGGTGCGGCCGACGGCATGGAAGCCAACCTGGCTCGATCACTACGACACCGTCGCGCCCGACGAGGCCCCAAGCCGTCGCTCACTGCGACGATTCGACGCCGATGTGTCCGCTGATCCGTTTTATCAACAGACGATGAAGCACACCGCCGCCAAGACCGTGGGACAGCGCGACGCGGTGCGGGCAGCCGCCCTAGCCGGCTCCGGCGACACCGTTATCTGCAGCCTTCCGACCGGCTCGGGGAAGAGCGACGTCGTCCTCACGCGGGCGCTACGAAACCGTCCGCGCCAAACCGTGATTGTCGTGCCGACAGTGTCACTCGCGCTGGATCTTGAGCGCCGAGTGCGGACATTGGTGGGCGACGACCGAGCCCAGTTCGCCTATTTCGGCGCGGCCGATCAGTCCACCAAGCACGACATCCGTGCCGGGATTGCGTCAGGGTCGCAGTGGTTGACGATCGCCGCACCCGAGGCGGCCTGCACGACTCTGGCCGCGCCGCTGATCGAGGCCGCCTCGAGCGGCTCACTCGATCTCATCGTGGTGGATGAGGCCCACATCGTCGCCGAATGGGGCGACGCGTTCCGTCCGGCGTTTCAAACCTTCGCCGGCCTGCGCCAGAGACTGCTTGAGACGGCCCCGGTGGGCCGGCAACCTGCCACCGTTCTGCTCACCGGGACACTAGACACCTACGGCCTGACGACCCTGACACGGTTATTCCCCGGACAGGAACGCCTCCTCATCTGCGGCCAAGCGACCCGACCGGAACCCGCATGGTGGTCGACGCAGTGCGCCGACGAGTCCGACAAACGCAACAAGCTGGTCGAGGCATTACGCCACCTGCCGCGACCTGTCCTGGTGTACACAACGCTGCACATGTCGGAGCGGTCCACCAACACCAGAACTGCGCTGAAATGGCTGACGCACGCCGGTTTCACGGCCATTACCGAGATCGCCGGCAATCCCCAACCCAGCACCCGACAGGCCGCAGTCCACGGTCTGAGACTGGAAGGCCGACCGGACGAGGATCTGGACATCGTGGTAGCGACGTCAGCCTTCGGACTCGGCATCGACATCGACGACATTCGCAGCGTCGTGCATCTGTGTGTGCCAGAGTCCGTCGACCGGCTCTACCAAGAGGTAGGACGTTCCGGCCGCGACGGACGCGCAGCCGCATCCTTGGTCCTGTGGACCGCCGCCGACATGGCCGTGGCGACCGATATGGCCCGCGAGCGGCTCATCGGACCCGATCTCGCGTGGTTGCGATGGCAAGGCATGCGCCAGGGTCGGTGGTCAGGTGACGACCTCACCGTCGACTTGCGCGCCGACCACGCGAACGTCAAATACCCGGCGAGCGATGCCAACATCTACTGGAACGTGCAGACGCTGGCAGCCATGGACCGGGCCGGCATGATCCAGCGCCAGTGGCCGCTGCCCGCCGCGGTACCCGCCGATGCAGGCGACGACGAGGTTGAGGCGTTCTTCGACACGCAACGGACGGCGGCCGTCGTGAAGGTTCAGCACAGTGACCTCGACGATTTCGACACGTTCCGGACGCGGTTCACCGCCAGCCAGCGGGCAACCCGCGACGCCGCGAACGCCGCCCTCACCGCCGCGACCGGCCTGATCAACGGAGTCGACGAGTGCACGAACCGGTACCTCGCCCGTCACTACCGTCTCGAAGATGACCAGGGAAACCAGTTCCCCGTGTCGGTGGCGTGCGGTGGCTGCCCGCACTGCCGTCGCACGGGGAAGCCACCAACGCCGGTCCCGGCATACCCGACCCTTTGGGCAGGTCAACTGCGGACCGAGGCGATCGACGACCTGCGTCACCTTGCCACCGACGGCAGGATGAGCGTTCAGATAAACACGCCCAACGACGAGGCCGTGCAGACCCTGGTGGACCGCCTACTGCGCCGCGGCATCACCATCGTCGCCACCGCGACCCCCGAGGCCAGGCCGTGGCGAACGCGGGCCACGGGACCTTGGTGGCGCGACGACATTCACATGTGGGCTGGACAATTGGACACACCGTGGCGGGTGCCAACCTTGCTGGTCGTCGACTCGTCGGTCGACGATGCGGTGCTGATGCGGGCCTTGTCACGCTTGGCAAAGCAACCCCTTGGCGTCGTGCTGACGGCTGCGGACCGCCGTGACCCCAACAATCCGAAACAGTTCCTTCACGAGGCGTGGACGCCCAGCTATGAGATCGAAGATGTGTTGAGGAAGATCTGA